In Desulfobacterales bacterium, the genomic window CCCTTTTCCATTTAAAACAACATAATCATTGTAATTATATTTACATGGATTTGAGCAAGAGCATTTTCCAGTTGTTCCTGAAGTATCAATTGTTGCTATAGGAGGATTATTTTTTGTTGAAGTTGATAAAATTTTCTTTTTTATTTCTACGCATATTTCTTCTGTATCAGATAGTCCATGTTTATCAGTAACCGTAAGAGTTATTTTATGAACTCCTATCCCAAGAGTTCCAATTGTAAAATAATACCCCTTCCCTATTATTCCATTTATATTTGAAGTCCAAATAAGAGAGCTTTCGTCTAAAACTCCGTCTTCTGTATCAATTCCTCTACCATTAAATGTTATAGAATCGCCGCTTTGAACTACATTGCATCCTTTTAAAGAAGACGGAGCATCAATATAGGCCATTGGAGCAAAATTTTTACTTATTGTGATAGATATAGATACTGAGGCTGTATTGCCTTTAGTATCTTTAGCTGTAAATGTAATTGTGTGAGATCCAACTGAAAGATTATCTTTAGTAATTGAAGAATTTTCTCCAAAGTTTCCGTCTATACTTGAATTCCATAAATAAGTTATATCTGATTCCGTCGCTTTTGTAATAGTTTCATAAGATGCTGATGCGTTAAATGCAATTTTATCGCCTTCAGTAAATGAACTATTATTATTCGGAGCTAAAATATTAACATTTAATTTTGTATCTATTGCCGTATCAGTAGATTGAGAGCTACCACCACCGCTCGTTCCTATAATAGTAAAAAAACCTAAGCAGAACATGAGTATAAAAGCTATATTTTTTATTATAATCGCCTTTTTTACTTTATTCATAGTCACATCCTTATTAATTTTAAATTTTCAAAATCTATTTTGTAGGGGTGACCGGTCACCCTCCCATTAAATAACAATTTTTAGCGGGCGACCTGCCGGTCGCCCTACAAAAAATGGGATGTTATTTAATCTTCTTTCCTAAGGTAAACAAGTATTTGTACAAGTATCTGTTCCAATTGAAGTACAGGTACTCGTGCATGTGCTTGTAGAAGTAGACGTTCCTGTGCAAGTACTCGTGCATGTAGATGTACAGGTATTTGTTCCAGTTCCTGTAGTACATGCAACTTTACAAATAGGAAGCGTACAAACTGGTTTTATTATTTCAAGGTTTATAGTATCTGTTGCCGTTTGCCCGCATTTATCACCAACTGTTAATGTAATAGTATGGGTTCCAACTGAAAGATCCGTTGATGTAATATAAGGAGTATTACCTAACTTTCCATCTATATTTGAAGTCCAGAGAAAAAAACAACTTGATGTAGTAGTTGCCGTATCAGTGCTTACACATCCACTCAAATCGCCATCTTCATTATCAATGCCGCTGCCTCCAAAAGAAATTTTTTGCCCTTCATTATATTTTGCGTTATTTACTGGAGATAAAATTTTAGTAGTAGGTTTAGAATCAACTAATATAGTTACATAAGCAGTAGTCGTTCCACCTGAAAGATCCGTATGTTCTACTATAACTAAGTTTGAACCTACTGGAAGTGTTTCTATAATAGGATTTCCTTTAACTTGTTTACTATTCAAAGTCGGGAAAATCCATGTATAAGCATCATTAGATAATGGAATTCCTCTGCAATCAGATGCTTGAGCAAAAAATGTCATTTTTTCTCCTTCTCCATAGCATTGCTGACCTGCAATCGGAGATTGTATATTTACTTTTGTAATGTCAGCTAATATTTGGATACAAGTATTTGTAAAGCCCGTTAATTCTTCTGAATCAGTCGCAATAAGCGTTATAGTATGAGTACCTACTGACAAATCATTAACTTGAATCGAAGTTCCATTACCTAAAAATCCATCTAAGCTTGAATACCATGCTAATTTATCACCAGGTAACTTGCCGTCTTCTCTGTCAATTCCCTGCCCATTAAAAACAATATAGGAATTATAACAATATTGACATGGATTTGTGCAAGTACAGTTAGTCAATGAACCCGCATTATCTATTTGAGCAATCGGAGGAGTATTTTGATTATCAACAACTCTTATACAGACATCTGAAACGCTCGACTCTCCATTCTGATCTGTAACTGTAAGAGTTATTCGATGGGAACCGATCTCAAGGTTATTTATTGTTAAATTATTTCCTATACCTAACTGTCCGTTTATATTAGATGTCCAGACAAGAGCACTTGAATCTAAAAGAATATCTGTATTTGTATCAGTTCCTTCATTACCTTGCCCCCTAAAAAATATAAAATTGCCTTGAGTGTATTTACATGGGTCAGTACCTGTATCTATACTTGTACTCGTATTAACACTTGTAGGGCATTTACACACATTAGGATCAGGGTCTAAAATTTTAGCCTTTGGCGTTTTTCTGCTTATAGTGATAGTTCTTGAAGCTGTTCCTACAGCTCCATTCGAATCATTTACAGTTAAAGTTATTGTATGCTGGCCAACGGATAAATTATCTACGCTAATGGAATTGCCTCTGCCTAATTCGCCGTCTATGCTTGAATTCCAAATAAAAAAACAAGCTTGGCAAGAACTTAAATCTCCATCTTCAGAGTCATATCCAGCTCCATTTAAACTTACGTACCCGCCTTCAGTATAAGTTGCATTATCTACAGGGCTTAAAATAACGGCAGTAGGTCTTTTATTTGTACCTGACGAATCGGAATTTATTATAGTAATTTTTATATAAGTAGCTTTTGTAGCACCTTTAGAACCTGTCGCATAAAGTGTCATAATGTGCTCGCCATTTGAAAGGGAATTAGCTTTTATGGTTAATGGAGAACCTATACCTATTTTTCCGTTTAGGCTTGATTCCCATACAAGAGCGGACTCACTTATATTTTTATTTTCGGAATCAGAAGCTTCAGCTTTAAACGTAATAAAATCGCTTCCAGCAAAAATAGACTTATTTGCAGGAGATGTTATTTTAACAGAAAGGCCGCTACCATCACCGCCACCAGTACCTATAATAGAATAGAATCCCAACAGGGACACAGTTAGAATAATTATCCATCTGATAATATTCATAGACAAATCATTCACATTTTTCATTTTTTATTTCCTTCTTCTTAACTTAAAAATTATTAGGAAAAATTTACCTAACTATTTTGGTCGACCTGCCAATTCTATCAAGTTAAGGAATTTTTATTTGTAGGGCAAGTAGTTGGCAGCCCAAAATTGGCTTAGCTTAATTAATAAAAGTAGAGCGGCCAGTTGGCCGCCCTACTACATTTTCATTATTGATTTATAGTTATAGCAACCGCATTAGAAGCAGAAGCGCCAGAACTATCATAAGCAGTGCATGTTATAATGTATTTTCCAGATATCAGATCGCATACATTAATATAATTACCTATATCAATTGGAGCATTTGATTCATTTGTTGTCCATACAAGAGAACCTCCTGTCAAATTGCTGCCATCTTGGTCAAATGCTTGACCTTCAAATGTTATGCAAGTTCCAGCATTAAAGGCAGTTG contains:
- a CDS encoding PKD domain-containing protein, which encodes MKNVNDLSMNIIRWIIILTVSLLGFYSIIGTGGGDGSGLSVKITSPANKSIFAGSDFITFKAEASDSENKNISESALVWESSLNGKIGIGSPLTIKANSLSNGEHIMTLYATGSKGATKATYIKITIINSDSSGTNKRPTAVILSPVDNATYTEGGYVSLNGAGYDSEDGDLSSCQACFFIWNSSIDGELGRGNSISVDNLSVGQHTITLTVNDSNGAVGTASRTITISRKTPKAKILDPDPNVCKCPTSVNTSTSIDTGTDPCKYTQGNFIFFRGQGNEGTDTNTDILLDSSALVWTSNINGQLGIGNNLTINNLEIGSHRITLTVTDQNGESSVSDVCIRVVDNQNTPPIAQIDNAGSLTNCTCTNPCQYCYNSYIVFNGQGIDREDGKLPGDKLAWYSSLDGFLGNGTSIQVNDLSVGTHTITLIATDSEELTGFTNTCIQILADITKVNIQSPIAGQQCYGEGEKMTFFAQASDCRGIPLSNDAYTWIFPTLNSKQVKGNPIIETLPVGSNLVIVEHTDLSGGTTTAYVTILVDSKPTTKILSPVNNAKYNEGQKISFGGSGIDNEDGDLSGCVSTDTATTTSSCFFLWTSNIDGKLGNTPYITSTDLSVGTHTITLTVGDKCGQTATDTINLEIIKPVCTLPICKVACTTGTGTNTCTSTCTSTCTGTSTSTSTCTSTCTSIGTDTCTNTCLP